The following proteins come from a genomic window of Megalobrama amblycephala isolate DHTTF-2021 linkage group LG1, ASM1881202v1, whole genome shotgun sequence:
- the nsfa gene encoding vesicle-fusing ATPase, which translates to MATRTMQAARCPTDELSLTNCAVVSEKDLQSGQHVTVRTTPTHKFVFTVRSHHSVVPGTIAFSLPQRKWAGLSIGQEIEVANYNFDKSKQCIGSMTIEIDFLQKKSTDSSPYDSDKMAAEFIQHFNNQGFSVGQQLVFSFCDKLFGLVIKDIEAMDSSILKGEPASGKKQKIEIGLLVGNSQVVFEKSESSCLTLVGKAKTKEARQTIINPEWNFEKMGIGGLDKEFSDIFRRAFASRVFPPDIVEQMGCKHVKGILLFGPPGCGKTLMARQIGKMLNAREPKIVNGPEILNKYVGESEANIRKLFADAEEEQKRLGANSGLHIIIFDELDAICKQRGTSAGSTGVHDTVVNQLLSKIDGVEQLNNILVIGMTNRPDLIDEALMRPGRFEVKMEIGLPDEKGRVQILNIHTSKMREFNLLAGDVDVKELAAETKNYSGAELEGLVRAAQSTAMNRHIKATSTVEVDMERAEKLQVTRTDFMASLNNDIKPAFGTNQEDYSCYIMNGIIKWGDPVTRVLEDGELLVQQTKNSDRTPLVSVLLEGPPHSGKTALAAKISEDSQFPFIKICSPDKMIGFSEISKCQAIKKVFDDAYKSQLSCVVVDDIERLLDYVPIGPRFSNLVLQALLVLLKKIPPHGRKLLIIGTTSRKDVLQEMEMLDAFSTTIHVQNISSGDHLVEALELLGSFTDAERTTIAQNVKGKRVWIGIKKLLMLIEMSLQMDQAYRVSKFLSLLKAEGADRGFYE; encoded by the exons ATGGCGACCCGG ACGATGCAAGCGGCTCGATGCCCAACAGATGAGCTGTCACTGACGAACTGCGCAGTAGTTAGCGAGAAAGACCTGCAGTCTGGACA GCATGTGACTGTGAGGACAACACCCACCCACAAGTTTGTGTTCACAGTGAGGAGTCACCACTCTGTGGTTCCTGGAACCATCGCTTTCAGTTTGCCACAG AGGAAATGGGCAGGCCTGTCCATTGGACAAGAAATAGAAG TGGCCAACTATAACTTCGACAAATCCAAGCAATGCATTGGTTCCATGACTATTGAGATTGACTTCCTTCAGAAGAAGAGCACCGACTCCAGTCCTTACGACTCAGACAAAATGGCTGCCGAGTTTATCCAGCATTTCAACAATCAGGGTTTCTCTGTGGGGCAGCAG TTGGTCTTCAGTTTCTGTGACAAACTCTTTGGCCTAGTAATCAAAGACATTGAGGCTATGGACTCCAGCATACTGAAAGGGGAACCAGCATCTGGCAAAAAACAAAAG ATTGAGATCGGTCTGTTGGTTGGAAACAGTCAAGTGGTCTTTGAAAAATCAGAGAGTTCATGTCTTACTCTAGTTG GCAAGGCCAAGACCAAAGAAGCCCGTCAGACGATCATTAACCCTGAATGGAACTTCGAGAAAATGGGCATCGGTGGTCTAGACAAGGAGTTCTCCGATATCTTCCGCAGGGCCTTCGCCTCTCGAGTCTTTCCTCCAGACATCGTGGAGCAGATGG GTTGTAAGCATGTGAAAGGCATCCTGCTCTTTGGTCCTCCTGGCTGTGGTAAAACACTGATGGCCAGGCAGATCGGTAAGATGCTGAATGCCAGAGAGCCAAAGATAGTCAACGGTCCAGAAATCCTCAACAAGTACGTGGGTGAATCTGAGGCCAACATTAGGAAACTATTCGCAGATGCTGAGGAGGAACAGAAAAGG CTGGGTGCTAACAGTGGTCTGCACATCATCATCTTTGATGAACTGGATGCTATCTGTAAGCAGCGTGGTACAAGTGCAGGCAGCACAGGTGTGCACGACACTGTGGTCAACCAGCTCCTGTCAAAGATCGATGGAGTAGAGCAGCTCAACAACATCCTCGTCATCG GCATGACTAACAGGCCTGACCTTATAGATGAAGCTTTGATGAGACCTGGCCGATTTGAAGTAAAGATGGAAATTG GTTTGCCAGACGAGAAGGGCCGTGTTCAGATTCTGAACATCCACACATCTAAGATGCGAGAGTTTAACCTCCTGGCTGGTGATGTGGATGTTAAAGAACTAGCTGCTGAGACCAAGAACTACAGTGGAGCTGAGCTGGAGGGCCTGGTCAGAGCTGCCCAGTCTACTGCCATGAACCGCCACATTAAG GCAACATCTACTGTAGAGGTGGACATGGAGCGCGCAGAAAAGCTACAGGTCACTCGAACAGATTTCATGGCGTCCTTGAATAACGACATTAAACCT gcttttgGCACTAACCAAGAAGACTATTCCTGTTACATCATGAACGGCATCATTAAGTGGGGTGATCCAGTGACCCGAGTGCTGGAGGATGGAGAGCTGCTGGTGCAGCAGACTAAGAACAGTGACCGCACCCCACTGGTGTCTGTGCTTCTTGAGG GACCTCCTCATAGTGGAAAAACAGCCCTGGCCGCCAAAATCTCAGAGGACTCGCAGTTCCCATTCATTAAGATCTGCTCTCCAGACAAGATGATTGGCTTCTCAGAGATCTCCAAATGCCAGGCAATCAAGAAG GTCTTTGACGATGCTTACAAGTCTCAGCTCAGCTGTGTTGTGGTTGATGACATTGAGCGTCTGTTAG ATTACGTGCCGATTGGTCCTCGATTCTCCAACCTGGTTCTTCAGGCCCTGTTGGTTTTGCTAAAGAAGATTCCACCTCAT GGCCGTAAGCTGCTGATCATCGGTACCACCAGCCGTAAAGACGTGCTGCAGGAGATGGAGATGCTGGATGCATTCAGCACCACCATCCATGTGCAAAATATCTCCAGTGGGGACCATCTGGTTGAGGCCTTAGAG CTCCTGGGCAGCTTCACAGATGCTGAGAGAACCACCATTGCCCAGAATGTGAAAGGAAAGAGAGTGTGGATTGGCATTAAAAAGCTTCTCATGCTTATTGAGATGTCTCTGCAG ATGGATCAGGCGTACAGAGTCAGCAAGTTCCTCTCTCTACTCAAAGCCGAGGGAGC AGATCGTGGTTTCTATGAGTAA